From a region of the Xanthomonas rydalmerensis genome:
- a CDS encoding SapC family protein, which translates to MPRYEMLNNIAHRDLRVATDFGPEFGDAVGMVPAYPSEFAELQREYPIFLRKDPATGAWQSVALLGFEQHENLFLHERRWTASYLPGAAAKGPFLIGFQEQRIDGVLSQEAVLHVDMEHPRVTAMQGEPVFLPQGGNTPYLDHIAGVLRGIHEGHAFGADMFAALDAQGLIQPVALDVQLDAQHRVGVNGLHAIDRERLAGLDGPALAALNRAGYLEGAYLMLASLHNMRRLIAEKQRRLRLQDAAGAAGRN; encoded by the coding sequence ATGCCGCGTTACGAAATGCTCAACAACATCGCCCACCGCGACCTGCGCGTGGCCACCGACTTCGGCCCCGAGTTCGGCGATGCGGTGGGCATGGTGCCGGCCTACCCGAGCGAGTTCGCCGAGTTGCAGCGCGAGTATCCGATCTTCCTGCGCAAGGATCCGGCGACCGGCGCGTGGCAGTCCGTGGCGTTGCTGGGGTTCGAGCAGCACGAGAACCTGTTCCTGCACGAGCGGCGCTGGACGGCGTCGTATCTGCCCGGGGCGGCGGCCAAGGGGCCGTTCCTCATCGGGTTCCAGGAGCAGCGGATCGATGGCGTGCTCAGCCAGGAAGCGGTCCTGCACGTGGACATGGAGCATCCGCGGGTGACCGCGATGCAGGGCGAGCCGGTGTTCCTGCCGCAGGGCGGCAACACGCCCTATCTCGACCACATCGCCGGAGTGCTGCGCGGCATCCACGAGGGCCATGCGTTCGGCGCGGACATGTTCGCCGCGCTCGATGCACAGGGGTTGATCCAGCCCGTCGCGCTCGACGTGCAACTCGATGCGCAGCATCGGGTCGGCGTCAACGGCCTGCATGCGATCGACCGCGAACGCCTGGCCGGGCTGGACGGTCCTGCGCTGGCCGCGCTCAACCGCGCCGGCTATCTGGAGGGCGCGTACCTGATGCTGGCTTCGCTGCACAACATGCGCCGCCTGATCGCCGAGAAACAGCGACGCCTGCGCCTGCAGGATGCCGCCGGCGCGGCAGGCAGGAACTGA
- a CDS encoding cupin-like domain-containing protein: MRTLEGVQPTALPLQALVAAGEPVVLRGIARDWGLVQAGLRSTQDALAYLRGFDAGVPVPYSFGEPGIEGRPFYNADFTQLNFEVRRGPLTQVLDAIAAALEDPRPPTYYVASLPIERALPGFAQANDAGLAGQGIDAPASIWIGNRVIASCHFDTPDNLACCAVGRRRFTLFPPEQIDNLYPGPLEPTPGGQVVSVVDVDRPDFARYPRFRDALASAQHVELEPGDALFIPSMWWHHVRSLAPFNVLVNYWWRSAPAFLPSPLTALQHAMWALRDLPAREKQAWAKLFDYYVFGPGERAGQHLPEAARGELAPFDEARARRTRAQLLARLNR; this comes from the coding sequence ATGCGGACACTGGAGGGCGTGCAGCCCACGGCCCTGCCATTGCAGGCGCTGGTGGCGGCCGGGGAACCGGTGGTCTTGCGCGGCATCGCGCGCGACTGGGGCTTGGTCCAGGCCGGCTTGCGCTCCACGCAGGACGCGTTGGCCTACCTGCGCGGTTTCGATGCGGGCGTGCCGGTTCCATATTCCTTCGGCGAACCCGGGATCGAGGGGCGCCCGTTCTACAACGCGGACTTCACCCAGTTGAATTTCGAGGTCCGGCGCGGACCGCTGACGCAGGTGCTGGATGCGATCGCCGCCGCCCTCGAGGATCCGCGGCCGCCCACCTACTATGTCGCGTCGCTGCCGATCGAGCGGGCGCTGCCGGGGTTCGCGCAGGCCAACGACGCCGGCCTGGCCGGGCAGGGCATCGATGCGCCGGCCAGCATCTGGATCGGCAACCGCGTCATCGCCTCCTGCCATTTCGACACGCCGGACAACCTGGCCTGCTGCGCCGTGGGCCGACGCCGCTTCACCCTGTTTCCGCCGGAGCAGATCGACAACCTGTATCCGGGACCGCTGGAACCGACGCCGGGCGGCCAGGTGGTCAGCGTCGTGGATGTCGATCGCCCCGACTTCGCGCGTTATCCGCGTTTCCGCGATGCCCTCGCCAGCGCGCAGCACGTCGAGCTGGAGCCGGGCGATGCGCTGTTCATCCCGAGCATGTGGTGGCACCACGTGCGCAGCCTGGCGCCGTTCAACGTGCTGGTGAACTACTGGTGGCGCAGCGCGCCTGCCTTTTTGCCCTCGCCGCTGACGGCGCTGCAGCACGCGATGTGGGCGCTGCGCGATCTGCCGGCACGCGAGAAGCAGGCCTGGGCGAAGCTCTTCGACTACTACGTGTTCGGTCCCGGCGAACGTGCAGGCCAGCACCTGCCCGAGGCAGCCCGGGGCGAGCTGGCCCCGTTCGACGAGGCACGGGCGCGCCGCACGCGCGCGCAGTTGCTGGCGCGGCTCAACCGCTGA
- a CDS encoding tryptophan halogenase family protein, with protein MTLATTTDGRIRKVVIAGGGTAGWLAGCALAHQFRDRLDITLVESEQIGTVGVGESTVPPIRTFHRFLQIDEQEFLRAVAGTFKLSISFEHWRRPGDRFIHPFGTIGQGTWATPFHHFWLDSLRRGMPSDLGDFCLESIASRGDKFALDTQPQVSYAYHFDAALYAKFLRKKAEAHGLRRIEGQIREVRQHAHDGSVASLLLEDGQVIEGDLFIDCTGFRGLLTEQTLHTGYEDWHDWLPSDRAVAVQTEAVAPPVPYTRAIAHEAGWRWHIALQHRVGCGLVFSSRHMSDDEAHAKLLRDVDGPPLRDPWLVPFRSGRRLQAWNRNVVALGLASGFIEPLESTSIHLTISAVVRLIQLFPSEGISPALVELYNTVSRQEMEHVRDFIILHYHATQRDEPMWKACREMALPESLALRLRAWRERAHAWQDPGELFRVDSWTSVLLGQGIQPGPPHPLAAAIDDADLRTLLLRIRQPLQQASAAMPSQAEFIERYCKAAPDVWQRSVSLA; from the coding sequence TTGACTCTCGCCACCACCACGGACGGGCGCATCCGCAAGGTCGTCATCGCCGGCGGCGGCACCGCTGGCTGGCTGGCCGGCTGCGCGCTGGCCCACCAGTTCCGCGATCGCCTGGACATCACCCTGGTGGAGTCCGAGCAGATCGGCACGGTGGGCGTCGGCGAGTCGACCGTGCCGCCGATCCGCACCTTCCACCGCTTCCTGCAGATCGACGAGCAGGAGTTCCTGCGTGCCGTGGCCGGCACGTTCAAGCTGTCGATCTCGTTCGAGCATTGGCGCCGCCCCGGCGATCGTTTCATCCATCCGTTCGGCACCATCGGACAGGGCACCTGGGCCACGCCGTTCCATCATTTCTGGCTGGACAGCCTGCGCCGCGGCATGCCGTCGGACCTGGGCGATTTCTGCCTGGAAAGCATCGCCTCGCGCGGCGACAAGTTCGCGCTGGACACCCAGCCGCAGGTCAGTTACGCCTACCACTTCGACGCCGCGCTCTACGCGAAATTCCTGCGCAAGAAGGCCGAAGCGCATGGCCTGCGCCGGATCGAAGGACAGATCCGCGAGGTGCGGCAACATGCGCATGACGGCTCCGTCGCGTCGTTGCTGCTGGAAGACGGGCAGGTCATCGAGGGCGACCTGTTCATCGACTGCACCGGCTTCCGTGGCCTGCTGACCGAGCAGACCCTGCACACCGGCTACGAGGACTGGCACGACTGGTTGCCCAGCGATCGCGCCGTCGCGGTGCAGACCGAGGCGGTCGCGCCGCCGGTGCCGTATACCCGTGCCATCGCGCACGAGGCCGGGTGGCGCTGGCATATCGCCCTGCAGCACCGGGTCGGCTGTGGGCTGGTGTTCTCCAGTCGCCACATGTCCGACGACGAGGCGCACGCCAAGCTGCTGCGCGACGTCGACGGCCCGCCGCTGCGGGATCCGTGGCTGGTGCCGTTCCGCAGCGGGCGCAGGTTGCAGGCATGGAACAGGAACGTGGTGGCGCTGGGCCTGGCCAGCGGCTTCATCGAGCCGCTGGAATCGACCAGCATCCACCTGACCATCAGCGCCGTGGTGCGCCTGATCCAGCTGTTTCCAAGCGAGGGCATCAGCCCGGCGCTGGTGGAGTTGTACAACACGGTCAGTCGCCAGGAGATGGAGCACGTGCGCGACTTCATCATCCTGCACTACCACGCCACCCAGCGCGACGAGCCGATGTGGAAAGCCTGCCGTGAGATGGCACTGCCCGAGTCGCTCGCGCTCCGGCTGCGCGCCTGGCGCGAACGCGCGCACGCCTGGCAGGACCCCGGCGAACTGTTCCGCGTGGATTCGTGGACCAGCGTATTGCTGGGACAGGGCATCCAGCCTGGACCGCCGCACCCGCTGGCTGCCGCCATCGACGACGCGGACCTGCGCACGCTGTTGCTGCGGATCCGCCAGCCGCTGCAGCAGGCCAGCGCGGCGATGCCGTCGCAGGCGGAGTTCATCGAACGCTATTGCAAGGCGGCGCCCGACGTCTGGCAACGGAGCGTTTCCCTGGCGTAG
- the xylB gene encoding xylulokinase, with protein MEERELVAGIDAGTQSLKVVVYDPVGRSVVASSSAPLDLHSAADGSREQRPADWIAALQACFQAIDPALRSRLAALAVSGQQHGFVPVDAAGEVLAPAKLWCDTSTSAECGQIMDAVGGAVRTIALAGNPILTGYTASKLPWTKMHRPEVYARLATILLPHDYLNFVLTGQRFCEYGDASGTGWLDVRTRTWSAELLRATDPQRDLADCLPRFAAPDAVFDIDPAAARLLGVPTTLKVAVGGGDNMMAAIGTGCVVPGRLAMSLGTSGTLFAYSDTPVVDPDGAWAAFCSSTGGWLPLICTMNCTVATEQVAAAFGFSTRDGDAHLHATAPGADGLVMLPFLNGERTPDLPLGKGLLAGLDTTNMTPAHLYRAAMEGATYSLKYGFDAFVRAGMQFERIVLTGGGSNSGAWRQLVADVFGLPVDVPTQPEGAAFGAALQALWAIGLARGDAASIADIAQRHVAVDPQRSARPDPARTQAYAAAYARFLRHLDACMPLFRG; from the coding sequence GTGGAAGAGAGGGAGCTGGTGGCCGGAATCGATGCGGGAACGCAGAGCCTGAAGGTCGTGGTCTACGACCCGGTCGGGCGCAGCGTCGTGGCCAGCAGCAGTGCGCCGCTGGATCTGCATTCCGCCGCCGATGGCAGCCGTGAACAGCGGCCGGCCGACTGGATCGCGGCCCTGCAGGCCTGCTTCCAGGCGATCGATCCTGCGCTGCGATCGCGCCTCGCCGCGCTGGCGGTCTCGGGCCAGCAGCACGGCTTCGTTCCGGTCGATGCGGCGGGCGAGGTGCTGGCACCGGCCAAGCTGTGGTGCGACACCAGCACCTCGGCCGAGTGCGGGCAGATCATGGACGCGGTCGGCGGCGCGGTGCGCACCATCGCGCTGGCGGGCAACCCGATCCTCACCGGTTACACCGCCTCCAAGCTGCCCTGGACCAAGATGCACCGGCCCGAGGTCTATGCACGGCTCGCCACCATTCTGCTGCCGCACGACTACCTCAACTTCGTGCTGACCGGCCAGCGCTTCTGCGAATACGGCGACGCGTCGGGTACGGGCTGGCTGGACGTGCGCACCCGCACGTGGTCGGCCGAACTGCTGCGTGCGACCGATCCGCAGCGCGATCTGGCGGACTGCCTGCCGCGCTTCGCCGCGCCGGATGCGGTGTTCGATATCGACCCGGCGGCCGCCCGCCTGCTCGGCGTGCCGACGACGCTGAAGGTCGCCGTCGGTGGCGGCGACAACATGATGGCGGCGATCGGCACCGGCTGCGTCGTGCCCGGTCGCCTGGCGATGAGCCTGGGCACCTCCGGCACCTTGTTCGCCTATTCCGACACGCCGGTGGTCGACCCGGACGGCGCGTGGGCCGCGTTCTGCTCTTCCACCGGTGGCTGGCTGCCGCTGATCTGCACGATGAACTGCACCGTGGCGACCGAACAGGTCGCCGCCGCGTTCGGCTTCAGCACCCGCGATGGCGATGCGCATCTGCACGCCACCGCGCCCGGTGCCGACGGACTGGTGATGCTGCCGTTCCTCAATGGCGAGCGCACGCCGGACCTGCCGCTGGGCAAGGGCCTGCTGGCGGGACTGGACACGACCAACATGACCCCGGCCCACCTCTATCGCGCGGCGATGGAAGGGGCGACCTACAGCCTGAAATACGGCTTCGACGCATTCGTGCGCGCGGGCATGCAGTTCGAGCGCATCGTGCTGACCGGCGGCGGCAGCAACAGCGGCGCATGGCGGCAACTGGTGGCCGATGTGTTCGGCCTGCCGGTGGACGTGCCCACGCAGCCGGAAGGCGCGGCGTTCGGTGCGGCCCTGCAGGCGCTGTGGGCCATCGGCCTGGCGCGCGGCGATGCCGCGTCCATCGCCGACATCGCGCAGCGGCATGTGGCGGTGGATCCGCAGCGGTCCGCCCGCCCGGATCCGGCGCGCACCCAGGCCTATGCCGCGGCCTATGCGCGCTTCCTGCGCCATCTCGATGCCTGCATGCCGCTGTTCCGCGGCTGA
- the xylA gene encoding xylose isomerase → MHTQPFIGAKEYFPGIGRIPFEGRGSDNPLAFKVYEANKVVGGKTMQEHLRFAVCYWHTFCNAGQDPFGPGTRHFPWEVGAPMASAEAKVDAAFEFFTKLGVPYWCFHDIDLAPDADDAAQYEKNLKHMVGLAKARQDATGMKLLWGTANLFSHPRYMNGAATNPDFAVVARAAVQVKAALEATVELGGEHYVFWGGREGYASLANTQMQRELDHFARFLTMARDYGRSIGLKGNFLIEPKPMEPMKHQYDFDSATVTGFLKQHGLDKDFKLNIEANHATLSGHTFEHDLQVASDHGLLGSIDANRGNAQNGWDTDQFPTDLYDTVGAMLVVLRQGGLEGGLNFDAKVRRESTELEDLFIAHIGGMDAFARGLEVAHALLNDSPWEQWRQERYASFDSGAGKEFAGGALGLAELAALGAKGGEPRQISGRQERYENLINQYLLR, encoded by the coding sequence ATGCACACCCAGCCCTTTATCGGCGCCAAGGAATACTTCCCCGGCATCGGCCGCATCCCGTTCGAAGGCCGCGGTTCGGACAACCCGCTCGCCTTCAAGGTCTATGAAGCCAACAAGGTCGTCGGCGGCAAGACCATGCAGGAACATCTGCGCTTTGCGGTGTGCTACTGGCACACCTTCTGCAACGCCGGGCAGGATCCGTTCGGCCCGGGCACGCGCCACTTTCCCTGGGAGGTGGGCGCGCCGATGGCCAGCGCCGAAGCGAAAGTGGATGCGGCGTTCGAATTCTTCACCAAGCTCGGCGTGCCGTACTGGTGCTTCCACGACATCGACCTGGCGCCGGACGCCGACGATGCCGCGCAGTACGAGAAGAACCTCAAGCACATGGTGGGCCTGGCCAAGGCGCGCCAGGACGCGACCGGGATGAAGCTGCTGTGGGGCACGGCCAATCTGTTCTCGCATCCGCGCTACATGAACGGTGCCGCGACCAATCCCGATTTCGCCGTGGTGGCGCGTGCCGCCGTGCAGGTGAAGGCGGCGCTGGAGGCGACGGTGGAACTGGGCGGCGAACACTACGTGTTCTGGGGCGGCCGCGAAGGCTATGCCTCGCTGGCGAACACGCAGATGCAGCGCGAACTCGACCACTTCGCGCGCTTCCTCACCATGGCGCGCGACTACGGCCGCAGCATCGGCCTGAAGGGCAACTTCCTGATCGAGCCCAAGCCGATGGAGCCGATGAAGCACCAGTACGACTTCGACAGCGCGACGGTGACGGGTTTCCTGAAGCAGCATGGGCTGGACAAGGACTTCAAGCTCAACATCGAGGCCAACCACGCCACGCTGTCCGGCCACACCTTCGAACACGACCTGCAGGTCGCCTCCGACCACGGCCTGCTGGGCAGCATCGACGCCAACCGCGGCAATGCGCAGAACGGTTGGGATACCGACCAGTTCCCGACAGACCTGTACGACACCGTGGGCGCCATGCTGGTGGTGCTGCGCCAGGGCGGCCTGGAGGGCGGCCTGAACTTCGACGCCAAGGTGCGCCGCGAGTCCACCGAGCTCGAGGATCTGTTCATCGCCCACATCGGCGGCATGGATGCGTTCGCACGCGGGCTGGAAGTCGCCCATGCGTTGCTCAACGACTCGCCCTGGGAACAGTGGCGCCAGGAGCGCTATGCCAGCTTCGACAGTGGTGCCGGCAAGGAGTTCGCGGGCGGCGCGCTCGGCCTCGCCGAGTTGGCCGCATTGGGCGCGAAGGGTGGCGAGCCACGGCAGATCAGTGGCCGGCAGGAGCGCTACGAGAACCTGATCAACCAGTACCTGCTGCGCTGA
- a CDS encoding exo 1,3/1,4-beta-D-glucan glucohydrolase, producing MTDTHSTRHHGALLAALLLALAVCKGDVQAAAPARAEASPWPNVTWPLPEDPALERRLTDLIATMTVEEKVGQLVQGDIGSLTPEDVRKYRLGSILAGGNSDPGGRYDAAPAEWLALADAFYAASMDTSKGGKAIPVLFGIDAVHGQSNIVGATLFPHNIGLGATRNPALLRRIGEITALETRATGMEWTFAPTVAVPQDDRWGRTYEGYSESPEVVASYAGAMVEGLQGKVGTRDFLDGRHVIASVKHFLGDGGTTDGRDQGDTRIGEAELVRIHAAGYPPAIAAGAQTAMASFNSVNGEKMHGHKAYLTDALKGRMHFGGFVVGDWNGHGQVKGCTPTDCPATINAGLDMAMASDSWKGFYTTTLAAAKNGTISRQRLDDAVRRILRVKMRLGLFEAGKPSSRAVGGQFALIGAPAHRAVARQAVRESLVLLKNQGGVLPLSPKQRILVAGDGANDVGKQAGGWTLNWQGTGTTRKDFPNADTIYEGFAQQAKAAGGEAVLSVDGRYTTKPDVAVVVFGENPYAEFQGDRPTLAYKPGDDTDLALIKRLKADGIPVVAVFLSGRPLWVNRELNAADAFVAAWLPGSEGAGIADVLLRTPQGGVQHDFKGKLSFSWPLTATQYANNVGQKDYDPLFAFGFGLRYADNGDLARLPEVSGLTGNEGAAGVFFVRGAAGPGMALRLEGSTGQGVTVTRVPESLDGGALKVTGVDHLAQEDGRRLAWSGGREAVVALQSHTPLDLQRESNGDLMLVTTLRVDAAPQGEVWLAVGCGSGCTARVAIGPTLTALPVGQWKRVGVPLKCLAAAGADLSKLDRPWALTTAGTMTLSVSRVALGALNEAEATVACPST from the coding sequence GTGACCGACACCCATTCCACACGCCACCACGGCGCACTGCTGGCCGCGCTGCTGCTCGCGCTTGCCGTCTGCAAGGGCGACGTCCAGGCCGCGGCGCCCGCCCGGGCGGAGGCCAGCCCCTGGCCCAACGTGACCTGGCCGCTGCCCGAGGATCCCGCGCTGGAACGGCGCCTCACCGACCTGATCGCCACCATGACGGTGGAGGAAAAGGTCGGCCAGCTGGTGCAGGGCGATATCGGCAGCCTCACCCCGGAGGACGTGCGCAAGTATCGATTGGGGTCGATCCTGGCCGGCGGCAACTCCGATCCCGGCGGCCGCTACGATGCCGCGCCGGCCGAATGGCTGGCGCTGGCCGATGCGTTCTATGCGGCGTCGATGGACACCTCCAAGGGCGGCAAGGCGATCCCGGTGCTGTTCGGCATCGATGCGGTGCACGGGCAAAGCAACATCGTCGGCGCGACCCTGTTTCCGCACAACATCGGCCTGGGCGCGACGCGTAACCCGGCGCTGCTGCGGCGGATCGGTGAAATCACCGCGCTGGAGACCCGTGCCACCGGCATGGAGTGGACCTTCGCGCCGACCGTGGCGGTGCCGCAGGACGACCGCTGGGGCCGCACCTACGAGGGCTATTCCGAGTCGCCCGAGGTGGTGGCCAGCTACGCCGGGGCGATGGTCGAGGGACTGCAGGGCAAGGTGGGAACGCGCGACTTCCTCGATGGCCGCCATGTGATCGCCTCGGTCAAGCATTTCCTCGGCGATGGCGGCACCACCGACGGCCGGGACCAGGGCGACACCAGAATCGGTGAGGCCGAACTGGTCCGCATCCACGCCGCCGGCTATCCCCCGGCCATCGCCGCGGGCGCGCAGACCGCGATGGCCTCGTTCAACAGCGTCAACGGCGAAAAGATGCATGGCCACAAGGCCTACCTGACCGACGCGCTGAAGGGACGCATGCACTTCGGCGGCTTCGTGGTCGGCGACTGGAACGGCCACGGACAGGTCAAGGGCTGCACGCCCACCGATTGCCCCGCCACCATCAACGCCGGCCTGGACATGGCCATGGCCTCGGACAGTTGGAAGGGCTTCTACACGACCACATTGGCGGCGGCGAAGAACGGCACCATCTCCCGGCAACGCCTGGACGATGCGGTGCGCCGGATCCTGCGGGTCAAGATGCGGCTGGGCCTGTTCGAGGCGGGCAAGCCGTCGTCGCGCGCGGTCGGTGGCCAGTTCGCGCTGATCGGCGCCCCGGCGCATCGCGCGGTGGCGCGGCAGGCGGTGCGCGAGTCGCTGGTGCTGCTGAAGAACCAGGGCGGCGTGCTGCCGCTGTCGCCGAAGCAACGCATCCTGGTGGCCGGCGACGGTGCCAACGATGTCGGCAAGCAGGCCGGCGGCTGGACGCTGAACTGGCAGGGCACCGGCACCACCCGCAAGGACTTCCCGAACGCGGACACCATCTACGAGGGCTTCGCCCAGCAGGCCAAGGCCGCAGGCGGCGAGGCCGTGCTTTCGGTCGACGGCAGGTACACGACCAAGCCGGACGTGGCCGTGGTGGTGTTCGGCGAAAACCCGTACGCGGAGTTCCAGGGCGATCGGCCGACCCTGGCCTACAAACCGGGCGACGACACCGACCTGGCGCTGATCAAGCGGCTCAAGGCCGACGGTATTCCCGTGGTCGCGGTGTTCCTCAGCGGGCGCCCGCTGTGGGTCAACCGCGAGCTCAATGCCGCCGATGCCTTCGTCGCGGCATGGCTGCCGGGTTCGGAGGGCGCCGGCATCGCCGACGTGCTGCTGCGCACTCCGCAGGGCGGCGTGCAGCACGACTTCAAGGGCAAGCTCAGCTTCAGTTGGCCGCTCACGGCCACGCAATACGCCAACAACGTGGGGCAGAAGGACTACGACCCGCTGTTCGCCTTCGGCTTCGGCCTGCGCTATGCCGACAACGGCGATCTGGCCAGGCTGCCCGAGGTTTCCGGCCTCACCGGCAACGAAGGCGCGGCCGGGGTGTTCTTCGTGCGCGGCGCGGCCGGCCCGGGCATGGCGCTGCGCCTGGAAGGCAGCACCGGGCAGGGCGTGACCGTCACCCGGGTGCCGGAATCGCTCGATGGCGGCGCGCTGAAGGTCACCGGCGTGGATCACCTAGCGCAGGAAGATGGCCGCCGCCTCGCCTGGTCCGGCGGTCGCGAGGCCGTGGTCGCGCTGCAGTCGCATACGCCGTTGGACCTGCAGCGCGAGAGCAACGGCGACCTGATGCTGGTGACCACGCTGCGCGTGGACGCCGCACCGCAGGGCGAGGTGTGGCTGGCGGTCGGTTGCGGCAGCGGTTGCACCGCGCGGGTCGCGATCGGGCCGACGCTGACAGCCCTACCGGTGGGCCAATGGAAGCGCGTGGGCGTGCCGCTCAAGTGCCTTGCCGCGGCCGGTGCGGATCTGAGCAAGCTGGATCGTCCGTGGGCGTTGACTACGGCGGGCACGATGACGCTGTCGGTGTCGCGGGTCGCGCTCGGTGCATTGAACGAAGCGGAGGCCACCGTCGCATGCCCGAGCACGTGA
- a CDS encoding LacI family DNA-binding transcriptional regulator, giving the protein MDKPKKSVRRKTSGVTIDEVAALAGVSPMTVSRAINQGKVRDATRERVMRAVRELGYTPNLAASSLAAAQHTRIALIYTNPSGAYLRELLVGLLRVASNAAIQLVIHYWEDLDADAERKAARALSGRVDGVILPPPLCESQAAVTELVKAGIPVVAIAAGRLSDAISCVRIDDFHAGREMAEHLIQHGHRRIGFIRGRQDLSASAQRYEGFVTALQEAGLKVEPGLVQQGDYTYRSGLAAAEKLLSHRRPPTAIFASNDDMGAAAISVAHRRGLEVPRDLSVVGFDDTSAATTVWPELTTIHQPIASMADAAIDILLRSIRRKRDDARMSSDHVVPHRLVLRGSVASPPKGR; this is encoded by the coding sequence TTGGACAAGCCGAAGAAATCGGTCCGCCGCAAGACCAGCGGGGTCACGATCGACGAGGTGGCGGCCTTGGCCGGGGTGTCGCCGATGACCGTCTCGCGCGCGATCAACCAGGGCAAGGTGCGCGATGCCACCCGCGAGCGCGTGATGCGCGCGGTGCGCGAACTGGGCTACACGCCCAACCTGGCGGCCAGTTCGCTGGCCGCCGCGCAGCACACGCGCATCGCGCTGATCTACACCAACCCCAGCGGCGCCTACCTGCGCGAACTGCTGGTCGGCTTGCTGCGCGTCGCGTCCAACGCCGCCATCCAGTTGGTCATCCACTACTGGGAAGACCTGGACGCCGACGCCGAGCGCAAGGCCGCGCGCGCCTTGAGCGGCCGCGTGGATGGCGTGATCCTGCCGCCGCCGCTGTGCGAGTCGCAGGCGGCAGTGACCGAACTGGTCAAAGCGGGCATTCCGGTGGTCGCGATCGCCGCCGGGCGCCTCAGCGACGCGATCTCCTGCGTGCGCATCGACGATTTCCACGCCGGCAGGGAGATGGCCGAGCATCTGATCCAGCACGGCCACCGGCGCATCGGCTTCATCCGCGGGCGCCAGGACCTCAGCGCCAGCGCGCAGCGCTACGAGGGCTTCGTCACCGCCCTGCAGGAGGCCGGGCTGAAGGTCGAACCCGGCCTGGTCCAGCAGGGCGACTACACCTACCGCTCCGGGCTCGCCGCCGCCGAGAAGCTGCTGTCGCACCGGCGGCCGCCGACCGCGATCTTCGCCAGCAACGACGACATGGGGGCGGCAGCGATCTCGGTCGCGCACCGGCGCGGCCTGGAAGTGCCGCGCGACCTGTCGGTGGTGGGCTTCGACGACACCTCGGCCGCCACGACCGTCTGGCCGGAGCTCACCACCATCCACCAACCGATCGCTTCGATGGCCGATGCCGCCATCGACATCCTGCTGCGCAGCATCCGCCGCAAGCGCGACGACGCGCGCATGTCCAGCGACCACGTGGTCCCGCACCGGCTGGTGCTGCGCGGTTCGGTCGCCAGCCCGCCCAAGGGCCGCTAG